From the genome of Candidozyma auris chromosome 2, complete sequence, one region includes:
- the MED15 gene encoding Med15p, with product MNNIPAPMGGTWHSKQNPDERQKIIQIVVATLKDIQGVDFNEATAIKQAHDFEKYMFMKCTSRDEYLNQIKQKVHQMRGSLRNNSGPGMQQPQNPQNAQNVQNQQFSAHARQAQAHQQQQQQQQHQQQQIPGQQNIGLGLGTDAPNQGMNFFPQNQMQMRNGMMPQSSPQQGHQQVPQAQMNRAAPQQQMPQQQQQQQQHQQQQNSSSGPQQGSRPQGINRNIGNQLTPQQIQQLSAMIKNVPIPPVFLNKIPNLPPNVNTWARIYDLAQKKVIPSSSLPAIKEVHNAHLSIVMHQQSQRLAQRRMSNMNGGPGSGGAMASTSSNDQNININSLNNTNTGMNNMNNMNNMDKLSRPSTGQMNMQNQQMQQQQAAFKNNSNKNDQYTMSNSMGMQRPQSRQSQTTPMMKQQQMSNQSNLNIAGPNPGNQQQQQTLGKMPNFQITPQDMMEYQAQALAYLSRAQQDGKIPPNLDNNAKQNFIRKYIYHQKATAWRNEQLKAAQSKGNGSAQLNVGPQRTPQQSLMGQGGFPSQPSQQQNQPQQQVMGGLQSMGQPQQSPMMGNMQQPNAASMMNQGNNQPLFSPVMQQKFPMQGQQVNLGNVNAPSNQIRRPQGVPPITDEMKMKLRSLFDEVARGDSFQSKNHTTSLSDQDKLRMKDLMVKINQQYANVDSVLSYYYVLTSDIGGTKKLIQMKFMSRNIIESYQKGIYLANPEILEKLIVHFQRYFDVVKKELTARRQQQQPQKIDSTQPQMSAAQQRPAMNQPTAQMTGQRPMQPLPQGDQRFMPQNASQGAQSYMPSGMGQLPNMASQSQAQQVPPVPPQQQSQPQQQLSNQRSMGVQQPSQQQFTRNATYGQISQNQPDWSKAVNPEQRGAQPSPQMQSQPVPKNTAKGKKASTSGTAGRRKSTKASGTMPTPGNSAPTPATLANAIKTPNSMPTPQVIQSNSNKGTPIDVSPNSDNKGSNVTSKEPIVGEVFGANKVDSKLDSRRELSKTDPEQFFFAALSNLLEVDKADSTNGTKGGSAGTDHTKSPLSPNSAEWTCAVKPEAIKSAFCQVDCIKELTAMEILEECAKMVDRDAKKKEEVNSRKREREEPDDIDILFNDTDAKKIKSEDFDRFMFEPVEFDEWKNWLTGLQQAKV from the coding sequence ATGAACAATATTCCAGCGCCAATGGGCGGTACCTGGCACCTGAAGCAAAACCCGGACGAGAGACAGAAGATCATCCAGATCGTGGTCGCCACGCTCAAGGATATACAAGGGGTTGACTTCAACGAGGCCACCGCCATCAAACAGGCGCATGATTTCGAGAAATACATGTTCATGAAGTGTACCTCCAGAGATGAGTATCTCAATCAGATCAAGCAGAAGGTGCACCAGATGCGTGGCAGCCTAAGAAATAACTCGGGCCCCGGGATGCAACAGCCACAGAATCCCCAAAACGCTCAAAACGTTCAGAATCAGCAGTTTCTGGCTCACGCTAGACAGGCCCAGGCacaccagcaacagcaacagcaacagcagcatcagcagcagcaaatCCCAGGTCAACAGAATATCGGGTTGGGCTTGGGCACCGACGCACCTAATCAGGGAATGAACTTCTTCCCGCAAAATCAAATGCAAATGAGAAACGGCATGATGCCCCAGCTGCTGCCTCAGCAGGGTCACCAGCAGGTGCCCCAGGCACAGATGAACCGGGCTGCCCCGCAACAACAGATGCctcaacagcagcagcaacaacaacagcatcaacagcagcaaaatTCACTGAGTGGTCCGCAGCAGGGCAGCAGACCTCAGGGAATCAACCGGAATATTGGTAACCAGCTCACTCCTCAACAAATCCAGCAGCTCAGTGCCATGATCAAAAATGTGCCCATTCCACCCGTGTTTTTGAATAAAATTCCAAACTTGCCTCCAAATGTGAACACATGGGCTCGAATTTACGATTTGGCCCAGAAGAAGGTGATCCCACTGTCCAGTTTGCCAGCCATTAAGGAAGTCCACAACGCACATCTTCTGATCGTAATGCACCAGCAACTGCAGAGACTTGCCCAGCGTCGTATGAGCAACATGAACGGCGGGCCCGGCTCGGGCGGCGCAATGGCATCCACCTCTAGCAACGATCagaacatcaacatcaacagcCTCAATAACACCAACACCGGCATGAACAACATGAATAACATGAACAATATGGATAAGTTGAGCAGACCTTCAACTGGTCAGATGAACATGCAAAACCAACAAatgcagcagcagcaagcTGCGTTTAAGAACAACAGTAATAAAAATGATCAGTATACTATGCTGAATTCAATGGGAATGCAACGGCCTCAACTGAGGCAGAGTCAGACGACGCCCATGATGAAGCAACAGCAGATGTCTAATCAATCAAACTTGAACATTGCTGGACCAAACCCCGGTAatcagcagcaacaacagaCACTTGGAAAGATGCCGAATTTCCAAATAACTCCTCAAGACATGATGGAATATCAGGCACAAGCACTTGCATACTTGAGTAGAGCTCAACAGGATGGCAAGATTCCACCAAACTTGGACAATAATGCGAAGCAGAACTTTATTCGCAAGTATATTTACCATCAGAAAGCCACGGCATGGCGTAATGAACAACTAAAGGCAGCACAGTCTAAAGGCAATGGTTCTGCCCAATTGAATGTCGGGCCACAACGTACTCCCCAACAACTGCTTATGGGCCAGGGCGGGTTCCCCAGCCAACCTCTGCAGCAACAGAATCAACCTCAACAGCAGGTGATGGGTGGTCTTCAAAGTATGGGACAGCCACAACAATCTCCCATGATGGGAAACATGCAGCAACCTAATGCAGCTTCCATGATGAATCAGGGCAACAACCAACCATTGTTTTCTCCCGTGATGCAACAAAAGTTCCCAATGCAAGGTCAGCAAGTCAATTTGGGCAATGTCAATGCTCCACTGAATCAAATCAGAAGACCACAAGGTGTGCCCCCCATTACAGAtgagatgaagatgaagttgaggTCACTTTTTGACGAGGTAGCTCGTGGTGATAGCTTCCAACTGAAGAACCATACAACATCTTTGTCTGACCAAGACAAGCTTCGCATGAAAGATCTTATGGTGAAGATAAATCAACAGTATGCCAACGTCGATTCAGTCCTCAGCTACTACTACGTTCTCACTTCCGACATCGGTGGCACCAAGAAATTAATACAGATGAAGTTCATGTCGAGAAATATCATAGAGAGTTATCAGAAGGGAATTTACTTGGCTAATCCCGAGATCCTAGAAAAATTGATCGTGCATTTCCAGAGGTATTTCGATGTGGTTAAAAAGGAGCTCACAGCTCGCaggcagcagcaacaaccTCAAAAGATTGACTCGACACAACCACAGATGTCGGCTGCTCAGCAGCGCCCTGCTATGAATCAACCCACTGCTCAAATGACTGGCCAACGCCCCATGCAGCCTTTGCCTCAAGGCGATCAGCGCTTTATGCCACAAAACGCTTCCCAAGGGGCTCAGAGCTACATGCCTTCGGGTATGGGCCAGTTGCCCAACATGGCTTCACAACTGCAGGCACAACAAGTCCCTCCTGTTCCACCACAACAGCAGCTGCAGCCTCAACAGCAACTCAGCAATCAGAGGTCCATGGGAGTTCAGCAACCTTCGCAACAGCAGTTTACAAGGAATGCTACCTATGGTCAAATATCTCAAAACCAACCGGACTGGCTGAAAGCTGTTAATCCCGAACAAAGAGGTGCTCAACCTTCACCACAAATGCAGTCGCAACCGGTGCCTAAAAATACTGCTAAGGGGAAAAAGGCTAGTACTAGCGGAACTGCTGGTAGAAGAAAGTCTACAAAGGCTTCGGGAACGATGCCAACTCCTGGCAACAGTGCACCTACTCCTGCGACTTTGGCTAATGCGATTAAGACACCAAACAGTATGCCAACACCCCAGGTCATTCAAAGTAATAGTAACAAGGGAACTCCAATTGATGTTTCTCCCAACAGCGATAACAAGGGGTCAAATGTTACGTCAAAGGAACCTATTGTTGGAGAGGTGTTCGGCGCGAATAAGGTTGACTCCAAATTGGACTCTAGAAGAGAACTCTCAAAGACCGATCCTGAGCagttcttcttcgccgCTTTGTCTAATCTTCTCGAGGTAGACAAAGCTGATAGTACGAATGGAACGAAGGGTGGTAGTGCTGGTACGGATCACACGAAGTCACCACTATCGCCTAATTCTGCCGAATGGACTTGCGCCGTCAAGCCCGAAGCTATCAAGTCAGCGTTTTGTCAGGTCGATTGTATCAAGGAGCTCACTGCTATGGAGATTTTGGAGGAATGTGCAAAGATGGTTGATCGagatgcaaaaaagaaagaggaagtTAACTCAAGGAAGAGGGAGAGAGAAGAACCAGATGACATTGATATCTTGTTTAACGATACAGACGCGAAGAAGATTAAAAGCGAAGACTTCGACCGATTCATGTTTGAGCCGGTTGAATTCGATGAGTGGAAGAATTGGCTCACTGGGTTACAGCAAGCCAAGGTTTGA
- the DIP2 gene encoding snoRNA-binding rRNA-processing protein DIP2, translated as MVKSYDRYEQDACFGVIGGTSNILWLPPAPTQSNKSVGRAVSGGLEEILIWDIKTGELLTRLKDGLTPGASNAPTSSPPATVVAIAFHEPTNIMAAGHNDGSIKVWDLTSGSVMVTFQGHRSTISALKFDRTGTRVISGSADASIIMWDLVGEEGLFKLKGHKSQITGIAFLSEDPGSKQDDEFEDYVVSVSKDGLIKLWDTSSKQCIETHLAHSGECWSLGVNPLQDMLITCGSKDQVKVWELNLSNDEGEKLTCKGEFEKQSKQRCLEISFTQLKDSSNTYDAFFLQNADRTTEIFRVRSPEEIKKGIAKRAKRLSEKGLEEDEILQSIKESEISMLITPFAVLRTISKIKSCVWVKSSRKKMDLLLSLTNNSIEYHSIALPEQVKKAQIGELHSVKVHSIDHKGHRTDIRSMDLSEDNHLLATASNGELKVWNTKTENVLRTFTLESGYALCCKFLPGGTLVAVGFKSGDLELYDLASSSLVDRVERAHENSSVLLNGKADDNRSAIWSMDLTPDGKTLITGGNDKRVKFWNIKVSQELVAGTANTVSTLKLVHTQTLELGEEVLCVRVSPDSRLLAVSLLNNNVQVVFMDSLKLFLTLYGHKLPVLSIDISYDSKIIITSSADKNIKIWGLDFGDCHRSIFGHQDSIMNVRFIPDSHNFFSSGKDGMIKYWDGDKFQCIQKLPAHQSEVWALCVSRSGTFVVSTSHDHSIRIWSATNDQVFLEEEREKEMDELYENEVLESLEAVDTKGGKADDEDDEQTDGVEKVSKQTTETLKAGEKLMEALDIGTEDLDASEAYELQLQQFKSKKPGVMNPQKPTPHSILLAFGMSGSEYVLHTMTKIRSAHIEDALLVMPFSYTLKLLRFMEIWTNRENITKNLVNLQLICKVLFFVVRTNANELVNQRDAKIKAHLMKVKQQLRDELSKASNQLGYNTQGLKFKRTQWKVHHETEFIDEAEQREHEEKKAVKRSFATV; from the coding sequence ATGGTGAAATCCTACGACCGTTACGAGCAAGATGCCTGTTTCGGTGTCATTGGCGGAACATCAAATATATTATGGCTCCCGCCGGCTCCCACGCAGTCGAACAAATCTGTGGGAAGAGCCGTCCTGGGAGGGCTCGAGGAGATCTTGATTTGGGACATCAAGACGGGAGAGCTTTTGACCAGACTCAAAGACGGATTGACTCCGGGCGCTTCCAATGCCCCCACTTCCTCGCCGCCTGCTACTGTGGTCGCTATCGCGTTTCACGAGCCCACGAACATTATGGCAGCAGGCCACAATGATGGATCCATCAAAGTATGGGACTTGACATCGGGGTCTGTGATGGTGACATTTCAAGGACACCGTTCCACGATAAGTGCATTGAAATTTGATAGAACAGGCACGAGAGTGATTTCAGGCTCGGCAGATGCCTCGATCATCATGTGGGATTTGGTCGGTGAAGAGGGtttgttcaagttgaaagGTCACAAAAGTCAGATCACTGGCATTGCATTCTTAAGTGAAGATCCTGGCTCGAAACAAGACGATGAGTTTGAAGACTACGTCGTCAGCGTCTCCAAGGATGGCTTGATCAAGCTCTGGGACACTTCCTCAAAACAGTGCATCGAGACCCACTTGGCTCACTCTGGTGAGTGCTGGTCTCTTGGCGTGAACCCTTTGCAAGACATGCTCATAACTTGTGGTAGCAAAGACCAAGTGAAGGTATGGGAGTTGAATCTCTCCAAtgatgaaggagagaaACTTACATGTAAAGGTGAGTTTGAGAAACAGAGCAAGCAAAGGTGTCTAGAGATATCGTTTACACAGCTCAAAGATTCGAGCAATACGTACGAcgcattcttcttgcaaaaTGCGGATAGAACCACTGAAATTTTCAGGGTTCGCTCCCCGgaagaaataaaaaaaggaattgCAAAGAGGGCAAAGAGACTTTCGGAGAAGGGTCTTGAGGAAGACGAAATTTTGCAGTCCATCAAAGAGTCCGAGATCAGTATGCTCATAACTCCATTTGCAGTGTTGAGAACGAtctcaaaaatcaaatCGTGCGTGTGGGTCAAATCATCTAGAAAAAAGATGgaccttcttctttcattaACAAACAACAGCATTGAATATCATAGCATCGCTCTTCCCGAGCAAGTCAAAAAAGCACAAATCGGAGAGCTTCATTCAGTCAAAGTACACTCAATCGATCACAAGGGTCATAGAACTGACATCAGATCCATGGACCTTTCCGAGGACAATCATCTTTTGGCCACTGCCTCTAATGGTGAATTGAAAGTATGGAACACAAAGACAGAAAATGTTTTACGTACGTTCACGCTCGAAAGCGGTTATGCCTTGTGTTGCAAGTTCTTGCCTGGAGGCACTTTGGTAGCAGTCGGTTTCAAAAGTGGAGACTTGGAGCTTTATGATCttgcctcttcctccttaGTGGACAGAGTGGAAAGAGCTCACGAGAATCTGTCTGTTTTACTTAACGGCAAAGCTGACGATAACCGTTCTGCGATATGGTCTATGGACCTCACGCCAGATGGAAAGACCTTGATCACTGGTGGTAACGATAAGCGAGTCAAGTTTTGGAACATCAAGGTCAGCCAGGAGTTGGTTGCTGGCACGGCCAACACCGTATCTACATTGAAACTTGTGCACACTCAAACACTTGAGTTGGGAGAGGAGGTATTGTGCGTGCGTGTGTCGCCAGACTCCCGTCTTCTTGCCGTTTCCTTGTTGAATAACAACGTTCAAGTCGTATTCATGGATTCTTTGAAGCTATTCTTGACACTCTATGGTCATAAGTTGCCTGTGCTTTCAATTGACATCTCCTACGACAGCAAGATTATCATCACATCATCAGCAgacaaaaacatcaaaatctGGGGCTTGGACTTCGGTGACTGCCACAGGTCGATCTTTGGTCACCAAGACTCCATCATGAACGTTCGCTTTATTCCTGATAGTCATaacttcttttcctcgGGCAAGGACGGTATGATCAAGTATTGGGACGGTGACAAGTTCCAGTGCATTCAAAAGCTCCCAGCACACCAGAGCGAGGTATGGGCGCTTTGTGTCAGTCGAAGCGGCACTTTCGTTGTATCTACATCGCATGACCACTCCATCAGAATATGGAGTGCTACCAATGATCAAGTGTTcttggaggaagaaagagaaaaggaGATGGACGAGCTTtatgaaaatgaagttTTGGAATCTTTGGAAGCAGTTGATACCAAGGGAGGCAAAGccgatgatgaagatgatgaacaaaCTGACGGGGTGGAAAAGGTCAGCAAGCAGACCACAGAGACTCTCAAGGCTGGAGAAAAGCTTATGGAAGCTCTTGACATTGGCACTGAAGATTTAGATGCCTCTGAAGCGTATGAGCTACAATTGCAGCAGTTCAAGTCGAAGAAGCCTGGAGTTATGAACCCACAAAAACCCACGCCACACTCGATCTTGCTTGCATTTGGAATGAGCGGCAGTGAATATGTGCTTCACACCATGACGAAGATTAGGTCAGCGCATATTGAGGATGCGTTACTTGTGATGCCCTTCTCATACACACTCAAGCTATTAAGGTTCATGGAGATCTGGACGAACAGGGagaacatcaccaagaatCTTGTGAACCTCCAGTTGATTTGCAAGGTGTTGTTTTTCGTTGTGAGGACCAATGCCAACGAGTTGGTGAACCAGCGAGACGCAAAGATCAAAGCACACTTAatgaaggtgaagcagcagcttcGAGACGAATTGAGCAAGGCGTCGAACCAGCTTGGGTACAACACGCAAGGGTTGAAGTTCAAGCGCACACAGTGGAAGGTGCACCACGAAACGGAGTTCATTGACGAAGCAGAGCAAAGAGAGcatgaggagaagaaggctgtGAAGAGGTCATTTGCCACCGTATAG
- the PLB5 gene encoding Plb5p, with the protein MWLNACALLALLTTTQAIWPFDSGDDDTSSSSGSSSSSSSSSSAPESSSSSSESSSTTVSTFGIPASDTSTDNGYAYAPRQTSCPDFDIVRNASSLNEAEAEYILQRNAVTNENLIDFLDNVAQIPDFDAEKFINDNKDKHNISIGLAFSGGGYRAMLCGAGELLALDNRYKDSTSSGLGGLLQSSSYLTGLSGGGWLVGTLVLNDWISVADILEPKSGIWNLEDSIFNPAGLNVVRNVIYYNALSDALDRKEEFGFPTSLTDVWGRALSSQFFNEDSHPRGGENLTWSGIKELDSYKNHSMPYPILIANGRNPNTIIINENSTVYEISPNELGSWDPSLHSFVNIAYMGSELEGGKPVNDECISHFDNAGFMMGTSSSLFNQGLLRLPGTDLNWALKRIIEMILKPLSKNEVDIAVHKPNPFYKTDFGNSELILNDSSLHLVDGGEDQQNVPLYPLIQRERNVDVIFGFDNSADTEQNWPNGTSFVHTFLRQFAKQGRGTPFPYIPSTQDFLRGGLNERPVFFGCDAKNLSDLVAFHDSGWKATDVPLVVYMPNSPHSHNSNFSTYKMSYDEEDARNIIQNGFEVSSRGNYTNDREWPTCVGCAIIRRQQERLDEEQSKECKRCFERYCWTGDIKDTPQSSIGDVISGAATRTTSGGTSNTARTSSSKSTTVAGTSQNSGTSSETGSSSSGSSSSKGTGNVMSLDFAGTLALVLGTLSLL; encoded by the coding sequence ATGTGGTTGAATGCATGTGCCTTGTTGGCGCTTCTAACCACCACCCAAGCAATATGGCCGTTTGACAGTGGAGACGACGACACCTCCTCGAGTTCCGGTTCCAGTTCAAGCTCCAGTTCCAGTTCCTCGGCTCCAGAGTCGAGTTCCTCGTCTTCAGAGTCAAGCTCTACGACAGTGTCTACCTTTGGCATCCCCGCCTCGGATACAAGCACAGACAACGGCTACGCCTATGCTCCAAGACAGACGCTGTGTCCGGATTTTGATATTGTTCGAAACGCCTCCAGCCTCAATGAGGCCGAGGCAGAGTatattttgcaaagaaatgCCGTCACCAATGAGAACTTGATAGATTTCTTGGACAATGTTGCACAGATCCCAGACTTTGACGCTGAAAAATTCATAAACGACAACAAGGATAAGCACAATATTTCCATAGGGTTGGCTTTCAGTGGTGGCGGGTACCGTGCTATGCTCTGTGGAGCAGGGGAGCTTTTGGCGCTCGACAACAGATACAAAGACTCTACTCTGAGTGGGTTGGGTGGGCTCTTGCAGAGTTCTTCGTACCTCACGGGTCTTTCTGGGGGCGGCTGGCTTGTGGGTACGCTTGTTCTCAACGATTGGATCTCGGTGGCAGACATTTTGGAACCAAAAAGTGGCATCTGGAATTTGGAGGACCTGATCTTCAACCCTGCGGGCTTGAATGTGGTGAGAAACGTGATTTACTATAATGCGCTTTCAGATGCTTTGGACAGAAAAGAGGAATTTGGTTTTCCTACGTCCTTGACAGACGTTTGGGGGAGAGCATTGTCGCTgcaattcttcaacgaggacTCCCACCCTCGTGGTGGAGAGAATCTTACTTGGAGTGGAATCAAAGAGTTGGACAGCTACAAAAACCATTCGATGCCATACCCAATTTTGATTGCCAACGGGCGTAATCCCAACACGATAATTATCAACGAGAACTCCACGGTGTACGAGATCTCCCCCAACGAGCTAGGTTCATGGGATCCTAGTCTTCATAGTTTCGTCAATATCGCCTACATGGGTAGTGAGCTTGAGGGAGGCAAGCCTGTGAACGATGAGTGTATATCTCATTTTGATAACGCAGGTTTTATGATGGGTACGCTGTCGTCGCTTTTTAACCAAGGTCTTCTTCGCTTACCCGGGACCGATCTCAACTGGGCGCTTAAAAGAATTATCGAGATGATTCTCAAGCCGCTTCTGAAGAACGAGGTTGACATTGCTGTTCACAAGCCGAACCCTTTCTACAAAACAGACTTTGGCAATCTGGAATTGATACTCAACGACAGCAGTTTGCATTTAGTGGACGGAGgtgaagatcaacaaaatgtCCCTCTATACCCACTTATACAAAGGGAAAGAAATGTTGATGTGATCTTTGGGTTCGACAACTCTGCCGATACCGAACAAAACTGGCCAAACGGTACCTCGTTTGTCCATACTTTCTTGAgacaatttgcaaaacaaGGACGTGGAACCCCATTTCCTTATATCCCTTCTACTCAAGACTTCCTCCGTGGTGGTCTCAATGAAAGGCCCGTCTTCTTCGGGTGCGATGCCAAAAACTTATCGGACCTTGTTGCTTTCCATGACAGTGGCTGGAAGGCTACCGATGTTCCACTTGTCGTTTACATGCCCAACAGCCCTCATTCACACAACTCCAATTTCTCGACTTACAAGATGAGTTacgacgaggaagatgCCCGCAACATCATTCAGAATGGGTTTGAGGTTTCCTCTCGCGGTAACTACACAAACGATAGAGAGTGGCCTACCTGTGTAGGATGTGCCATCATTAGAAGACAACAAGAGAGACTTGATGAGGAACAGTCGAAGGAGTGCAAAAgatgttttgaaagatACTGCTGGACCGGTGACATTAAGGACACTCCTCAACTGAGCATTGGCGATGTAATATCTGGAGCAGCCACAAGAACAACTTCTGGAGGCACTTCCAACACCGCTAGAACGTCTTCCTCGAAATCCACCACGGTAGCTGGTACCTCTCAGAATAGTGGGACTAGCTCTGAGACGGGCTCCTCCTCTAGTGGCTcgagttcatcaaaagGAACAGGTAATGTAATGCTGCTCGACTTTGCCGGTACCTTGGCACTTGTGCTAGGCACACTTTCACTTCTATAG
- the SSY1 gene encoding Ssy1p — MDIGEPHDLFHVLGSDTTSVRKGSEDNEVDLSSGSWPTVELKEEILAQMSDLRHQDTAEYVPKDPQNKKFKYLDMYQNLARAGSSTDTFNLSALDDFNQYVKKAEINDTIQQQLRQNQLKRDKNMLSIVRSSDLNEKFCPFGADESTGSPSKNTFKLRYPWNHHSSYDREKQVQNPSDFSELNVAGGTSDENARGEQKGRYLERKLEVRHLQMISFGGTLGVGLFLNCGKAFTIAGGFGTVLAFLIVGAIVLATLVCFCEMVTFVSVVDGVSGLSSRFVDEAFGFATGWLYFLSFALGLAGEIVAAVILLTYFPDLEVSTKKGSVVGFVTLFLLFCLLSNLFDIRVFGEIEYWSSVVKMVVTLIMIIVMIVINRGGLGSQGVVGFKYWQRSKSDFEHNLIFGLFRPTFDLDDDGMSPGNEGIGGDLGRFMSLLTAIVIASYSYSGTEIVCIAACEAKNPRKALPSATRRVFWRILIFYVIAIFVVSLNIYAGDPRLLRYYSGTTGVNPSTFDDNYAVKYVGGNNCHLSSEVIGGVPNGSQSPWTVAFQSVGLCNWSAVQNGFLVFFALSCGNAQLYVASRTVYSLALQRKAPAFLMNCNRFGIPYCAVLLSFMFGLLAYTCVSESATLVFQNLTSVISSSGVFVWFAICLSFIRFYYGLRKRPDIIGRNDKSYPYKSPLQPLSAIVGLVGSAVILLCMGYVVFLAGQWDVMFFFSSYGTLILVALLFIGYKIVNGTRILSLEELDYDSGRREHDIYIWDGGKEHNTRNYKEWPRRILGHLA; from the coding sequence ATGGATATAGGAGAACCCCATGATCTTTTCCACGTATTAGGATCAGATACGACATCGGTGCGAAAAGGAAGTGAAGATAATGAAGTCGATTTGAGTTCTGGCTCGTGGCCCACAGTGGAGCTAAAGGAGGAGATCTTGGCTCAAATGAGCGACCTACGACATCAGGACACTGCAGAATACGTTCCCAAGGATCCtcaaaataaaaagttcaagtaCCTTGACATGTATCAGAATTTGGCCAGGGCAGGTTCCCTGACAGATACCTTTAATCTATCAGCTCTAGATGATTTCAACCAGTACGTGAAGAAGGCTGAAATCAACGATACCatccagcagcagcttcGACAGAACCAGCTCAAACGCGATAAGAACATGCTTTCCATAGTTCGGTCTTCAGACTTGAACGAGAAATTCTGCCCATTTGGCGCAGATGAATCAACGGGGTCACCTCTGAAGAACACTTTCAAACTCCGGTATCCATGGAACCATCATTCTTCATACGATCGGGAGAAACAGGTTCAAAATCCATCAGACTTTTCTGAGCTAAATGTAGCTGGCGGCACCTCAGATGAAAATGCAAGGGGCGAACAGAAGGGACGGTACTTGGAACGTAAGCTAGAGGTGAGACACTTGCAAATGATCTCTTTCGGAGGTACGCTAGGTGTGGgtttgttcttgaattgCGGCAAAGCATTCACTATTGCTGGAGGTTTCGGCACAGTTCTTGCATTCCTAATAGTTGGAGCGATTGTTCTCGCGACGTTGGTATGCTTCTGTGAGATGGTCACGTTCGTATcagttgttgatggtgtaTCTGGTCTCAGCTCACGTTTTGTCGATGAAGCGTTTGGCTTCGCTACTGGTTGGCTTTATTTCTTGAGTTTTGCGCTAGGTTTGGCCGGTGAAATAGTTGCCGCTGTGATCCTTCTCACGTACTTTCCCGATCTAGAGGTCAGTACTAAGAAGGGCTCTGTGGTGGGCTTTGTCACGCTTTTCTTGTTATTTTGTTTGCTAAGCAATTTGTTCGACATAAGAGTTTTTGGCGAAATAGAGTACTGGTCTAGTGTGGTCAAGATGGTGGTTACGCTAATCATGATTATTGTGATGATAGTCATTAATAGAGGCGGTCTTGGCTCACAAGGCGTTGTCGGCTTCAAATACTGGCAACGTCTGAAGTCTGATTTTGAGCATAACCTAATATTTGGACTCTTTCGTCCTACCTTCGATCTTGACGATGATGGCATGTCTCCCGGCAACGAGGGAATCGGAGGTGACTTGGGCCGCTTTATGTCGCTCTTGACAGCTATAGTGATTGCCTCATATTCATACAGTGGAACTGAGATCGTCTGCATTGCTGCGTGTGAAGCAAAAAACCCCAGGAAGGCTTTGCCGTCTGCCACAAGGAGAGTGTTCTGGAGAATCCTCATTTTTTACGTGATTGCTATTTTTGTTGTATCACTTAACATTTACGCTGGCGACCCAAGACTCTTACGTTACTATTCAGGCACCACAGGTGTAAATCCAAGTACCTTTGACGATAACTACGCTGTGAAATATGTGGGAGGAAACAACTGTCACTTGTCCTCTGAGGTGATAGGAGGTGTTCCGAATGGGTCGCAAAGCCCCTGGACGGTAGCATTCCAAAGTGTGGGACTTTGTAATTGGAGTGCTGTTCAGAATGGGTTCTTGGTATTTTTTGCATTGTCATGTGGGAATGCACAGCTATACGTTGCGTCAAGAACAGTCTACTCGTTGGcgcttcaaagaaaagccCCAGCCTTTCTAATGAACTGTAATCGTTTTGGAATCCCGTATTGCGCCGTCCTTCTATCTTTTATGTTTGGACTTCTCGCTTATACGTGTGTTTCTGAGCTGGCAACCTTGGTGTTCCAGAACCTCACTAGCGTGATCTCCTCATCTGGTGTCTTTGTTTGGTTTGCCATATGTCTCTCCTTCATACGCTTTTATTATGGGTTGAGAAAGAGACCCGACATTATCGGCAGAAACGACAAATCGTATCCTTACAAGTCTCCGCTCCAGCCACTCAGCGCCATTGTGGGGCTTGTTGGATCTGCGGTAATTTTGCTTTGCATGGGGTATGTTGTCTTTTTAGCCGGGCAATGGGATGtgatgttcttcttctccagcTACGGTACTTTGATTCTAGTTGCGTTGCTCTTTATCGGCTACAAAATCGTTAACGGTACTCGCATTCTCAGTCTCGAGGAGCTAGACTACGACTCGGGTAGAAGAGAACATGATATTTACATATGGGACGGAGGAAAGGAGCATAATACTCGAAACTACAAGGAATGGCCTCGAAGAATACTAGGCCATTTGGCCTAA